A region of the Nitrospirota bacterium genome:
TATCCTAGGGATCTGAGTTGGGCCGGTTGGCTGATGGTTCTACGGAATTGGGGCTATGCGCGACTACCTTGAATTTGAAAAGCCGATCCGTGAGATCGAAGAGAAGATCGAGAAGCTATCTGCTGCGGCCACCAGCGGCAAGTCGTCTTCACAGAACGACATTCGGAAGCTGCGCACCAAATTGGCGCAAGTCGAGCACGAGCTCTACAAAAACCTGACCCCCTGGCAGC
Encoded here:
- a CDS encoding acetyl-CoA carboxylase carboxyl transferase subunit alpha, encoding MRDYLEFEKPIREIEEKIEKLSAAATSGKSSSQNDIRKLRTKLAQVEHELYKNLTPWQRTQLARHPQRPSTLDYINELTRDFLELHGDRVFGDDRAIVGGFARFN